In the genome of Vicia villosa cultivar HV-30 ecotype Madison, WI linkage group LG7, Vvil1.0, whole genome shotgun sequence, one region contains:
- the LOC131619228 gene encoding uncharacterized protein LOC131619228, whose product MDTPIDTVKEAKRHTHTYSFFREPLNALEGLSSLMTAFCLKSFTDDYGNILTLLETVVDTPALQTLMQFYDPEMRCFTFQDYQLAPTLEEYSIILNLKVKDEVPFIDIPKEVNFKLIAAALYLSIKEVSDNWKSNGGVSGFSLKFLVRKAKEEFEKKNWNAYNSLLAVAIYGIVMFPNVPNFVDSAAVHIFMGKNPIPTLLADTYYAVHSRYEKRGGAITCCLQLLFIWFLSLLPNKGPFVKTRDTLKWTHRIMSLTSYDIQWQKYRINVSEVIVGCGKFDNVPLVGTRGCINYNPVVSLRQLGYTLKDKPADHLIAETVYFEKGSDPEKLKGIIVAWKKIRKHNGAHLGKKESLALTPYVEWIVKRVGNLLLPYDRVAPLQKQPPLILSEFVPTELYKDALVTNYRLHEREQETNLKFFEERDAKMRLMHQLKQFEGASSSQASTRRRPYELLEEDLYQKQQECLLLQRSESSLKRQKRDSDKQLAEEKAKSARLEEELRRLRAQRRGDGEVHSVIRRS is encoded by the coding sequence ATGGACACTCCCATTGATACTGTCAAGGAAGCAAAGAGACATACGCACACCTACAGCTTCTTCCGAGAGCCGTTGAACGCATTAGAGGGTTTGAGTTCGTTGATGACCGCTTTCTGCCTGAAGAGTTTCACGGATGATTATGGGAATATCTTGACTTTGTTGGAAACCGTGGTTGATACTCCTGCTTTGCAAACTTTGATGCAATTCTATGATCCTGAAATGAGGTGCTTTACGTTCCAGGATTACCAATTGGCTCCGACATTGGAAGAGTACTCTATCATTCTTAATCTCAAGGTAAAAGACGAAGTGCCATTCATCGACATTCCTAAAGAAGTGAATTTCAAGTTGATCGctgctgctctttatttgagcataaaagAAGTATCTGATAATTGGAAGTCGAATGGAGGTGTCTCGGGGTTCTCTTTGAAGTTCTTGGTGAGAAAAGCTAAAGAGGAATTTGAGAAAAAGAATTGGAACGCATACAATTCATTGCTTGCTGTGGCTATTTACGGGATTGTGATGTTCCCAAATGTTCCCAATTTTGTAGACTCGGCCGCGGTACACATCTTCATGGGAAAGAATCCTATTCCTACATTGTTGGCCGATACTTATTATGCCGTTCATTCCCGATATGAGAAACGTGGTGGTGCCATCACTTGTTGCCTTCAGTTGTTGTTCATCTGGTTCCTCTCTTTGTTGCCCAACAAAGGACCTTTTGTGAAGACAAGGGATACGCTCAAGTGGACACACAGGATTATGTCACTTACTTCTTATGATATTCAGTGGCAAAAGTATCGAATTAACGTTTCTGAAGTGATTGTTGGGTGCGGTAAGTTCGACAATGTTCCTTTGGTTGGTACTAGAGGTTGCATCAATTACAATCCCGTGGTATCCTTGCGTCAGTTGGGGTATACGTTGAAAGACAAGCCGGCGGATCACTTGATAGCGGAGACAGTCTATTTTGAGAAGGGGTCGGATCCAGAAAAGTTGAAGGGGATAATTGTGGCTTGGAAGAAGATCCGTAAGCATAACGGAGCCCATTTAGGGAAGAAGGAATCACTCGCTTTGACACCGTATGTGGaatggattgtaaaacgggtcggaAACTTGTTGCTGCCATATGATAGAGTTGCACCacttcaaaagcaacctcctttgaTTCTATCCGAATTTGTGCCAACAGAACTTTACAAGGATGCTCTGGTTACCAACTACAGGTTGCATGAAAGAGAGCAAGAGAccaatttgaagttctttgaaGAGAGAGATGCAAAGATGAGGTTGATGCACCAGCTCAAGCAATTCGAAGGCGCAAGTTCAAGTCAAGCTAGTACCCGGAGGCGTCCCTATGAGTTGCTAGAGGAAGATTTGTATCAGAAGCAGCAAGAGTGTCTACTGTTACAGAGATCAGAGAGTAGTCTCAAGAGGCAGAAGCGGGATTCAGATAAACAGCTAGCAGAAGAGAAAGCCAAGTCAGCTCGGCTTGAAGAAGAACTAAGAAGACTCCGAGCCCAACGGAGAGGAGATGGAGAAGTTCATTCTGTTATCAGGCGATCCTAG